Proteins from one Parvibaculum lavamentivorans DS-1 genomic window:
- a CDS encoding MFS transporter, giving the protein MAEDEDIRTAETAAPAANRPLRPSDPDRQTTPQERKRAFFILFVCLLSVGMGQTLVFAVLPPIAADLGMSEFETTMIFSLSAALWVLTSTFWGRRSDVMGRKPVILIGVFGFAFSTSLVGFVLLAGYQHWISMVLMFPLVMGARAIFGIFGSGSMPASQAYVADRTTRAERAGSIAQIGAAFGLGTVVGPGIAAAFAEIHILAPFFAVGALAFVSGIAIWILLPERTRPKKMLSEKQEKQAALKWSAPNVMPWLVIGVILSLSQSIMMQLFAFYLMAELGMQGSEATQLVSVGMMAMAMATLVAQLGLIQRFDLSVQFLLRWGAVTMILSFAMLVFGGSYGVLVSALALAGLGFGFLRSGLSAGASLSVSLKDQGAVAGLIGSTAATGHILNPAIGIPLFYLLHSAPFMLGIGLMVMILAFAIFHPVLKNLRSGDTGLVDEEEEEIGLH; this is encoded by the coding sequence ATGGCGGAAGACGAAGATATCAGAACGGCGGAAACCGCTGCACCGGCCGCCAACCGGCCTCTGCGTCCCTCCGATCCCGACAGGCAGACTACGCCGCAGGAGCGCAAGCGCGCCTTCTTCATCCTCTTCGTCTGCCTGCTCTCGGTCGGCATGGGCCAGACACTCGTCTTCGCCGTCCTGCCCCCCATCGCCGCCGATCTCGGCATGTCCGAGTTCGAAACGACGATGATCTTTTCACTCTCCGCCGCGCTCTGGGTGCTCACCAGCACCTTCTGGGGCCGCCGCAGCGACGTCATGGGCCGCAAGCCAGTCATCCTGATTGGCGTTTTCGGTTTCGCTTTCTCTACTTCGCTTGTCGGCTTTGTGCTGCTGGCCGGCTATCAGCACTGGATTTCGATGGTGTTGATGTTCCCGCTGGTCATGGGTGCGCGGGCGATCTTCGGTATTTTCGGTTCCGGCTCAATGCCCGCCTCGCAGGCCTATGTCGCAGACCGCACCACGCGGGCCGAGCGGGCAGGAAGCATCGCGCAAATCGGCGCCGCCTTCGGTCTCGGAACGGTCGTCGGCCCCGGCATCGCCGCAGCCTTCGCGGAAATCCACATCCTCGCACCTTTCTTCGCTGTCGGTGCGCTGGCCTTTGTCAGCGGCATAGCGATCTGGATCCTGTTGCCGGAGCGTACGCGGCCAAAGAAGATGCTTTCGGAGAAACAGGAAAAGCAGGCCGCGTTGAAGTGGAGCGCGCCCAATGTCATGCCCTGGCTCGTCATCGGCGTGATCCTCAGCCTCAGCCAGTCGATCATGATGCAGCTCTTCGCCTTCTATCTGATGGCGGAGCTCGGCATGCAGGGGTCGGAAGCCACGCAGCTTGTCAGCGTCGGCATGATGGCCATGGCGATGGCGACCCTCGTCGCGCAGCTCGGCCTCATTCAGCGGTTCGACCTCTCGGTGCAATTCCTGCTGCGCTGGGGTGCTGTCACCATGATCCTTTCATTCGCGATGCTGGTGTTCGGCGGCTCCTACGGCGTGCTTGTCTCGGCGCTGGCGCTTGCCGGTCTCGGCTTCGGCTTCCTGCGCTCCGGCCTGTCCGCCGGCGCGTCACTCTCCGTTTCGCTGAAGGATCAGGGCGCGGTCGCAGGCCTCATCGGCTCGACTGCGGCCACCGGCCACATCCTCAATCCCGCCATCGGTATCCCGCTCTTCTACCTGCTGCACTCGGCGCCCTTCATGCTTGGCATCGGCCTCATGGTGATGATCCTCGCCTTCGCGATCTTTCATCCGGTGCTGAAAAATCTGCGCAGCGGCGATACGGGCCTGGTCGACGAGGAGGAAGAGGAGATCGGGCTGCACTAA
- a CDS encoding alpha/beta fold hydrolase: MSITKEAGDWMTEPAVATLPEEDIILHRPQWFRQALAAPCESHRLTVDGSAIHYLRWGNNDPERPGLLFVHGNGAHARWFSFIAPLLTEHYNVASMDLGGMGDSDWRIEYTRETFGREIGEVALAAGLGPKPVIVGHSFGGFVSLMAAHQYGDRLGGLILCDFTVRPASDPHEWFLNGPERRPTKIYKSFEEAKSRFRLAPLQPCANGFILDYIGPLSLREVKAGETRGKRTFEESGWTWKFDHSIFNGLRMGADHAEIYANLACRGATMFGLNSKDYDPEKLNFLRRLAPEKPAFTVPGAQHHIMLDQPQAFATAIGATMAQWQAEGALK; the protein is encoded by the coding sequence ATGAGTATCACGAAAGAAGCGGGAGACTGGATGACGGAACCCGCCGTCGCCACCTTGCCCGAGGAAGACATCATTCTTCATCGGCCGCAATGGTTCCGTCAGGCACTGGCCGCTCCTTGCGAGAGCCACCGCCTGACGGTCGATGGAAGCGCCATTCACTACCTGCGCTGGGGCAACAACGACCCTGAAAGACCGGGCCTGTTGTTCGTGCACGGCAATGGCGCCCATGCCCGCTGGTTCTCCTTCATCGCACCGCTGCTGACCGAACACTACAATGTCGCCTCGATGGATCTGGGCGGCATGGGCGACAGCGACTGGCGGATCGAATATACGCGCGAGACATTCGGCCGCGAGATCGGCGAAGTGGCGCTGGCGGCGGGGCTCGGCCCGAAGCCCGTCATCGTCGGGCATTCATTCGGCGGTTTCGTGTCGCTTATGGCCGCGCACCAATATGGCGACAGGCTCGGCGGATTGATTCTCTGCGACTTCACAGTGCGTCCGGCGAGCGACCCGCATGAGTGGTTCCTGAACGGCCCCGAGCGGCGGCCGACCAAAATCTACAAGAGCTTCGAGGAAGCGAAGTCGCGCTTCCGTCTGGCACCGCTGCAACCCTGCGCCAACGGTTTCATCCTCGATTACATCGGCCCCCTGAGCCTGCGCGAAGTGAAGGCGGGAGAAACACGCGGCAAGCGAACCTTCGAGGAAAGCGGCTGGACCTGGAAATTCGATCACTCGATTTTCAACGGGCTGCGCATGGGCGCCGACCACGCGGAAATCTACGCAAATCTCGCCTGCCGGGGTGCAACCATGTTCGGGCTCAACAGCAAGGACTACGATCCAGAAAAGCTGAACTTTCTGCGCCGCCTCGCGCCGGAGAAACCCGCCTTCACCGTTCCCGGCGCGCAGCACCACATCATGCTCGATCAGCCGCAAGCTTTCGCCACCGCCATTGGCGCGACCATGGCGCAATGGCAGGCCGAAGGTGCCTTGAAGTGA
- a CDS encoding response regulator — MIVEKLNRRRTFKMNVLWWMTGLDGGSKGGAGGEKAPSPGLPLSGKTVLVVEDEFFVGLEIAQTLEAAGADVIGPARSVEEAEELLGGGTLDMAVLDVDLDGQYSFDLALALQQRGARVVFATAHADDSGLFRGPIAAIPRIGKPTTARALLRTLLPLS, encoded by the coding sequence ATGATCGTTGAGAAGCTGAATCGCCGCCGCACCTTCAAAATGAATGTCCTGTGGTGGATGACGGGCCTAGATGGCGGCTCGAAAGGCGGGGCAGGTGGCGAAAAGGCTCCATCACCGGGGCTGCCGCTTTCCGGCAAGACGGTGCTTGTGGTCGAGGACGAGTTTTTCGTCGGACTTGAGATCGCCCAGACGCTCGAAGCGGCGGGCGCCGATGTCATCGGCCCGGCCCGCTCGGTAGAAGAGGCGGAAGAACTGCTCGGCGGCGGCACGCTCGATATGGCGGTGCTCGATGTCGATCTCGACGGCCAATATTCCTTCGACCTCGCGCTCGCCCTTCAGCAGCGCGGCGCCCGCGTCGTCTTCGCGACAGCACATGCAGACGATAGCGGTCTCTTCCGTGGCCCCATCGCCGCAATTCCCCGCATCGGCAAGCCGACTACCGCGCGCGCCCTGTTGCGCACCCTTCTGCCGCTCTCCTGA
- a CDS encoding sensor histidine kinase translates to MTGLGLSMRVFGARDADTDDMRRVNAALMTLAFLLLFGASAAALMLADRARTNAEAVSQTIEVRADLLTILNLLQGTETGQRGFLLTRDSKYLEPYNETRFEIGEKLTALEARVADNPGQQKRIEALHDTVRQRIAILDGTIAMAREGDFEGASKIVGNDRGKALMDESRRLVDEAISEENALLAARQESATRSHTWLFTALVGALVASFILAFLALQLTRRQFMNMKTRRDQLLRLNEELERRVAERTADLERARELAESEAGRAEYERGRVELLLRDVTHRVGNNLAMVSSLLRMQQSKVNDGEARSALETARGRIQTISTAQRRLRLGADLQSTRADELLEAVVSDLADSTLENGTLTIVSDFQPLIVASRDTTTLAVVLGELVSNAIKHAFQGRSSGEIKASFTLGPDGIPLLAVIDDGIGMEAATSGKPEHPGLGTTIIDNLSRQYGGEIKRHTNEAGGTSIFITLPKLQVKHPDPVSEPQNSISETKGTEQ, encoded by the coding sequence ATGACCGGGCTGGGTCTGTCCATGCGCGTTTTCGGCGCCAGAGACGCCGATACGGACGATATGAGGCGGGTGAACGCGGCGTTGATGACGCTCGCGTTCCTGCTGCTGTTCGGCGCCAGCGCGGCCGCGCTGATGCTGGCCGACCGCGCGCGGACGAATGCCGAAGCGGTATCTCAAACAATCGAAGTGCGCGCCGACCTCCTTACCATCCTCAATCTGCTTCAGGGCACGGAAACCGGCCAGCGCGGCTTTCTGCTGACACGCGATTCGAAGTATCTGGAGCCCTACAACGAGACGCGGTTCGAGATCGGCGAGAAGCTGACAGCACTTGAGGCGCGGGTTGCCGATAATCCTGGTCAGCAGAAGCGCATCGAGGCGCTCCACGACACAGTCCGCCAGCGCATTGCCATCCTCGACGGCACGATCGCCATGGCGCGTGAAGGGGACTTCGAGGGCGCGAGCAAAATCGTCGGGAATGACCGCGGCAAGGCGCTGATGGATGAGTCCCGCAGGCTGGTGGATGAGGCGATTTCCGAAGAGAACGCGCTTCTCGCTGCACGCCAGGAAAGCGCGACCCGCTCGCATACATGGCTGTTCACGGCGCTTGTCGGCGCGCTCGTCGCCTCATTCATCCTTGCTTTCCTGGCGCTGCAACTGACCCGCCGCCAGTTCATGAACATGAAAACGAGGCGCGACCAGCTACTGCGGCTGAACGAAGAACTGGAGAGGCGCGTCGCCGAACGGACCGCCGACCTTGAAAGGGCCCGCGAGCTTGCCGAAAGCGAAGCAGGCCGCGCCGAATATGAACGGGGACGCGTGGAGCTTCTGTTGCGCGACGTCACGCATCGTGTCGGCAACAACCTCGCTATGGTTTCATCGCTGTTGCGCATGCAGCAGTCGAAAGTCAATGACGGGGAAGCCCGTTCGGCACTCGAAACCGCGCGCGGTCGCATTCAGACGATCAGCACCGCGCAACGCCGCCTCCGGCTGGGGGCCGACCTGCAATCCACCCGCGCCGATGAATTGCTTGAAGCCGTGGTTTCCGACCTTGCCGATTCGACGCTGGAGAACGGCACGCTCACCATTGTGAGCGACTTTCAGCCGCTCATTGTAGCCTCACGGGACACCACGACACTTGCGGTGGTGCTGGGTGAGCTAGTATCAAACGCCATCAAGCACGCCTTTCAAGGCCGAAGCAGCGGCGAGATCAAAGCCTCGTTCACGCTCGGCCCCGATGGCATTCCCCTACTTGCCGTCATCGACGACGGGATCGGGATGGAGGCGGCGACGTCCGGCAAACCGGAGCACCCCGGCCTCGGCACCACGATTATCGATAACCTCTCGCGCCAGTATGGCGGCGAAATCAAGAGACACACCAACGAAGCCGGCGGCACATCGATCTTCATCACGTTGCCCAAGCTTCAAGTCAAACACCCGGACCCGGTTTCCGAACCTCAGAATTCTATCTCCGAGACCAAAGGCACCGAACAATGA
- the ykgO gene encoding type B 50S ribosomal protein L36 gives MKIRNSLRSLRNRHRDNRLVRRKGRVYIINKTNRRFKARQG, from the coding sequence ATGAAGATCCGTAACTCATTGAGATCGCTCCGGAATCGGCACCGGGACAACCGTCTCGTGCGCCGCAAGGGCCGCGTCTACATCATCAACAAGACAAACCGCCGCTTCAAGGCCCGCCAGGGCTGA
- a CDS encoding HAD family hydrolase codes for MGEKLDTVVFDIGNVLIQWDPRHLYRSIFPDEAEMEAFLANVCTMEWHIEHDRGVPFADNALGLKARHPAHADLIDLWGARYLEMTPDRVPGTAALLRGLKAGGIALHGLTNMPSPVFPALCERYPELLLLEQTVVSGDEGILKPDPRIYRILIGRAGIDPSRTLFIDDSARNVETAASLGFHTHIFTGADGLEGALRGHGLI; via the coding sequence ATGGGCGAAAAGCTCGATACCGTTGTTTTCGACATCGGAAATGTGCTGATCCAGTGGGATCCGCGCCATCTCTACCGTTCCATCTTCCCGGACGAGGCAGAGATGGAGGCTTTTCTCGCCAATGTCTGCACCATGGAATGGCATATCGAGCATGATCGCGGCGTGCCCTTTGCCGATAATGCGCTCGGACTCAAGGCGCGGCATCCGGCCCATGCAGATCTCATCGACCTCTGGGGCGCCCGCTATCTTGAGATGACGCCTGATCGTGTGCCGGGCACGGCGGCCCTGCTTCGCGGCCTGAAGGCCGGCGGTATCGCCCTTCACGGGCTCACCAACATGCCGTCCCCCGTCTTTCCGGCGCTTTGCGAGCGCTATCCTGAGCTTCTGCTTCTGGAGCAGACGGTCGTTTCGGGCGACGAAGGCATTCTCAAGCCCGATCCCCGCATTTACCGGATATTGATCGGCCGCGCGGGGATCGACCCCTCGCGCACGCTTTTCATCGACGATTCGGCCCGCAATGTGGAAACAGCCGCCTCGCTCGGCTTCCACACGCATATCTTCACCGGGGCGGATGGCCTTGAAGGTGCATTGCGCGGTCATGGGCTGATTTAG
- a CDS encoding saccharopine dehydrogenase family protein, which yields MSDRFMIYGATGYTGKLVARTAKTLGMKPLLAGRNEARLKSIAAQHGFEYQAISLDEPEALDAGLSQVDVVLHIAGPFSQTSKPMVEACLRTGTHYLDITGEIDVFEACAARDEAAQKAGVMLMPGVGFDVVPSDCLAAHMKTRMPDAVELTLGISGLGHMSHGTAKTGVESIGKGTRIRRDGRIVSAKKPLRREIDFGQGAKPSIAIGWGDVSTAWHSTKIRDITVYFESNPQFEQMAKLGAFMRWVMSRGPMQRALKKRIEQQPEGPTDEQRREGFAVLFGEAVNAEGARVQSRLQTPEGYTLTAMTGLEIVRRVLAGDAQPGFQTPSSVFGADFITEFEGCTRQDLNG from the coding sequence ATGAGCGACCGGTTCATGATCTATGGCGCCACCGGCTATACCGGCAAACTTGTGGCGCGCACCGCGAAGACACTCGGCATGAAGCCTTTGCTGGCCGGCCGCAACGAAGCCCGCCTGAAATCCATCGCCGCTCAGCATGGCTTCGAGTATCAGGCCATCTCGCTCGACGAGCCGGAGGCGCTCGATGCCGGGCTCTCCCAGGTCGATGTCGTGCTCCACATCGCCGGTCCCTTCTCGCAAACATCGAAGCCGATGGTGGAGGCGTGTCTGCGCACCGGCACGCATTATCTCGACATTACCGGCGAGATCGATGTTTTCGAGGCCTGTGCCGCGCGCGACGAGGCGGCGCAGAAGGCTGGCGTCATGCTGATGCCCGGCGTCGGTTTCGATGTCGTGCCGAGCGATTGTCTTGCCGCTCACATGAAGACGCGGATGCCGGATGCGGTTGAGCTCACGCTCGGCATTTCCGGTCTCGGTCACATGTCGCATGGCACCGCCAAGACCGGCGTCGAAAGCATCGGCAAGGGCACGCGCATCCGTCGCGATGGCCGCATTGTCTCCGCAAAGAAGCCGCTTCGCCGCGAGATCGATTTCGGACAAGGCGCCAAGCCGTCGATCGCGATCGGGTGGGGCGATGTCTCCACCGCCTGGCACTCCACGAAGATCCGGGACATCACCGTCTATTTCGAGAGCAATCCGCAATTCGAGCAAATGGCAAAGCTCGGCGCCTTCATGCGCTGGGTAATGAGCCGGGGGCCGATGCAGCGGGCGCTTAAAAAGCGCATCGAACAGCAACCCGAAGGGCCGACGGACGAGCAGCGCCGCGAAGGCTTCGCCGTTCTCTTCGGCGAGGCCGTCAATGCCGAGGGCGCGCGCGTCCAGTCGCGCCTGCAAACGCCCGAAGGCTACACGCTGACGGCAATGACCGGCCTCGAGATCGTCCGGCGGGTGCTCGCCGGCGATGCGCAGCCTGGTTTCCAGACGCCGTCTTCGGTATTCGGGGCCGATTTCATCACGGAATTCGAGGGCTGCACCCGGCAGGACCTCAACGGCTGA
- a CDS encoding tetratricopeptide repeat protein translates to MIKRLLICLLLLPGLSPAATAIHAAEMAAGEETREAVLDSLFERLRTAKDETEGRAVESAIQSFWLQSGSPSIDLLMQRGLDALHEQDYDRAHFYFDEVVVLSPGFAEGWNKRATIHYIREDYSSALRDIEQTLRLEPRHFEALAGLGILLEELGDKKGALDAYRRALALNPWLRDGDARIKPLQLDVEGRGI, encoded by the coding sequence ATGATCAAACGCCTGCTCATCTGCCTCCTGTTGCTGCCGGGCCTTTCTCCGGCGGCGACGGCCATCCATGCAGCGGAGATGGCGGCGGGCGAAGAAACGCGCGAGGCCGTGCTCGACAGTCTCTTCGAGCGGCTCCGCACCGCCAAGGACGAGACGGAAGGCCGTGCGGTCGAAAGTGCCATCCAGTCCTTCTGGCTGCAGTCGGGCAGTCCGAGCATCGACCTGCTCATGCAGCGCGGGCTCGATGCGCTGCATGAGCAGGACTATGACCGGGCCCATTTTTATTTCGATGAGGTGGTGGTCCTCTCGCCCGGCTTCGCGGAGGGATGGAACAAGCGCGCAACCATTCATTACATCCGCGAGGATTATTCGTCGGCGCTGCGCGATATTGAGCAGACGCTCCGTCTCGAGCCTCGTCATTTCGAGGCACTGGCGGGGCTCGGCATCCTCCTGGAGGAACTCGGCGACAAGAAAGGCGCGCTCGATGCCTATCGTCGCGCGCTTGCGCTCAATCCCTGGCTGCGCGACGGCGATGCACGCATCAAGCCGCTCCAGCTGGATGTCGAGGGCAGGGGCATCTGA